The Gemmatimonadales bacterium genomic sequence CCGGGTGCCACCGCGTGCGTCGTGTCGGCCGGGGCCGGGCGGGCGGGCGGAGGGTTCTGGGCAGCGGCGCCGGTCGCCAGGAGCAGCGCCGCGAGCGCGACTGTGGGGCCGCGAGGCGTCACGTCAGCCGGCGCGCCCCAGCAGGAACTCCACGAACAGGCGGGTCGGCACGCCGCTCGGTCCCTTGGGGAGCGGCGGCGCGTCGGCCTCCGAATAGGCCGTGCCGGCCACGTCGAGGTGCACCCACGGATAGCCCTCCGCGAACTCGCGCAGGAACCAGCCCGCGGTGATGGTGCCCGCCGGCCGCCCGCCGGAGTTCTTGACGTCGGCGATGTCCGATTTGTTATGCTCGCGGTACTCGTCGAGCATCGGCAGCGGCCACACCCGCTCCCCCGCCCGGTCGCCGGCGCGCCGCACCTCCTCGATCAGCGCCTCGTCCGTCCCCATCACGGCGCTGGCGGCGTGGCCCAGGGCGATCACCACGGCGCCGGTGAGCGTCGCGGCGTCCAGCACCGCGGCCGGCTTGAAGCGGCGCACGTACGAAAGGGCGTCGGCCAGCACGAGCCGCCCCTCCGCGTCGGTGTTGACGATCTCGACGTGCTTGCCCGAGTGGCTCTTCACCACGTCGGACGGCCGCACCGCCGAGCCGCTCGGCATGTTGTCGGTCGAAGGGACGACGCCGACGGCGTTGAGCTTCGGCTTGAGGCGGCCCAGGGCCTCGAACGCGCCCAGCACGGCCGCGGCACCCGACATGTCGTATTTCATCTCGTCCATCTGCGCCGCCGGCTTGATCGAGATGCCGCCGGTGTCGAACGTGATGCCCTTGCCCACCAGCGCGACCGGCGCCGCGTCGCCCGCGCCCCGGTATTCGAGCACGATGAACCGCGGCTCCGTCGTGCTGCCCTGTGCGACCGCCAGCAGCGCCCCCATGCCT encodes the following:
- a CDS encoding leucyl aminopeptidase; its protein translation is MNYTLLASTVEAAGVPVLAVAVPKLDKTPPAALAGLDERTGGMLARVWAGDFTGARDETALLYVPASPQRVLLVGVGKPEELPLAGGLARAAAFRNAIRRAAAVAARRARSFGTGAFAFAMPAALRPGVGAADFAQAALEGLAQGAWQFDELKTPAPDRRPPVTDLTVVVEPGEAAEAQRGFAVGQAAAEGHALARRLQFLPPNQCTPSLLADTARQLAAAYGFAVTVLDREQMRQEGMGALLAVAQGSTTEPRFIVLEYRGAGDAAPVALVGKGITFDTGGISIKPAAQMDEMKYDMSGAAAVLGAFEALGRLKPKLNAVGVVPSTDNMPSGSAVRPSDVVKSHSGKHVEIVNTDAEGRLVLADALSYVRRFKPAAVLDAATLTGAVVIALGHAASAVMGTDEALIEEVRRAGDRAGERVWPLPMLDEYREHNKSDIADVKNSGGRPAGTITAGWFLREFAEGYPWVHLDVAGTAYSEADAPPLPKGPSGVPTRLFVEFLLGRAG